One genomic window of Actinoplanes lobatus includes the following:
- a CDS encoding FmdB family zinc ribbon protein has protein sequence MPRYEYRCRACGATFEVSRPMRESAAAATCPEGHGDTVKLLSTVAVTGRGGAAPSAGAGGGGGCCGGGCGC, from the coding sequence ATGCCCCGTTATGAGTACCGTTGCCGCGCCTGCGGCGCCACCTTCGAAGTCAGTCGCCCGATGCGGGAGTCCGCCGCCGCGGCGACCTGCCCGGAGGGCCACGGCGACACCGTCAAGTTGCTGTCCACCGTCGCCGTGACCGGTCGCGGTGGAGCGGCCCCGTCCGCCGGCGCCGGCGGCGGTGGCGGATGCTGCGGCGGTGGCTGCGGCTGCTGA
- the hemB gene encoding porphobilinogen synthase — MSFPDIRPRRLRRTPAIRRLVEETRLAPSELVLPLFLKEGLTEPKPISSLPGVVQHSRESLRKAATEAVSAGVGGLMLFGVPDNANKDETGSGGLDPDGILNVGLRDLRSELGDSTVIMGDLCLDEFTSHGHCGVLAADGTVDNDATLAIYADMAVAQAEAGAHMVGPSGMMDGQIGVIRKALDTAGHQDVAILAYSAKYAGAFYGPFREAVESTLQGDRRQYQQDPPNVREALREVDLDVAEGADIVMVKPALPYLDIIAAIRERVTVPVAAYQVSGEYAMVEAAAANGWIDRERVILETLTSIKRAGAQITLTYWATEVAQLLRSRF; from the coding sequence ATGTCCTTCCCTGACATCCGCCCGCGCCGTCTCCGGCGCACGCCCGCCATCCGCCGCCTGGTCGAGGAGACCCGGCTCGCCCCGTCCGAGCTGGTCCTGCCGCTCTTCCTGAAAGAGGGCCTGACCGAGCCGAAGCCGATCAGCTCCCTCCCCGGAGTCGTCCAGCACAGCCGCGAGTCGCTGCGCAAGGCCGCGACCGAGGCGGTCAGCGCGGGCGTCGGTGGCCTCATGCTCTTCGGCGTGCCGGACAACGCCAACAAGGACGAGACCGGTTCGGGTGGCCTCGACCCGGACGGCATCCTCAACGTCGGCCTCCGCGACCTGCGCTCCGAGCTGGGCGACAGCACAGTGATCATGGGCGACCTGTGCCTGGACGAGTTCACCTCGCACGGCCACTGCGGCGTCCTGGCCGCCGACGGCACGGTCGACAACGACGCGACCCTCGCGATCTACGCGGACATGGCGGTCGCGCAGGCCGAAGCCGGCGCCCACATGGTCGGCCCGTCCGGCATGATGGATGGCCAGATCGGCGTGATCCGCAAGGCCCTGGACACGGCCGGCCACCAGGACGTGGCGATCCTCGCCTACTCGGCGAAGTACGCGGGCGCCTTCTACGGCCCGTTCCGCGAGGCCGTCGAGTCGACCCTCCAGGGCGACCGCCGCCAGTACCAGCAGGACCCGCCGAACGTCCGCGAGGCCCTGCGCGAGGTCGACCTGGACGTCGCCGAGGGCGCCGACATCGTCATGGTCAAGCCGGCGCTGCCCTACCTGGACATCATCGCCGCGATCCGCGAACGGGTCACCGTACCGGTCGCCGCCTACCAGGTGTCCGGCGAATACGCGATGGTAGAGGCCGCCGCCGCCAACGGGTGGATCGACCGCGAACGCGTCATCCTCGAAACCCTCACGTCGATCAAGCGGGCCGGCGCCCAGATCACCCTCACCTACTGGGCGACGGAGGTCGCTCAACTGCTCCGCTCACGCTTCTAA
- a CDS encoding ATP-binding protein: MFTDIEGSTRLARMLGEAYRSVLGAHRAVLRAVFKDFDGVELLTEGDSFFVAFSNADAAVAACVEAQRRLSAYDWPRRDAIPKVRMGLHTGRAVPIGQEYASAEVHRAARVSAAAHGGQVLCSEATALAVTATFAATSGGGAAAAATLATVDLLDIGAFRLRGFDDDERIFQVCAPGLERDFPRPRTAEAPRHNLPAEHSPFVGRRSEITELSELISHNRLVTVVGPGGSGKTRLTLAVAERLLPAYPGGVWTIDAATAAQGLPNALAVALGLRPEPGRPMIDTVVEQCAERRMLVLLQTCDAAPVLTATLAHRLLGRCRRLDVVATGRAPLALAGETVWRIPPLAPADAFALLRDRAAAAQGGRPGDGDTQLARLAARLEGSPLAIQLAASRLRLLPAEHLARRLDDPLGALDNDGAGDGRHASLANNLAWSYRTLGSRAADLLRRLAVFGGPVDLATVEWCDAEGFSALSELADKSLVEVIPGPRYRMSDQVRAYALRRLAATGDEPSVRGRHLTWSLHTLDRVAVVAEDPARTVSLTEFAPFVTEWEGALRWAAEIGDVVAGLRLAAVLDPWWREHGGGRKGRELLSALYRAMPGDDSVSPADLTGAYLTHAGLTGDRAERDRFLTRAEEAAGRSGDPALPIRVRAARVALPEGDPCAAEQSCREVIAQAERAGVPNAALPAVLTLAELLWRRDALTEAADLLGAARHLEAICPEARGRRAVDWLLGMVALRRGDLVAAHDHLVVALRSRLRHGFRGAAADAVAAIAVRCALGGDPATATVLFGGAEVARGARRTESFGAFWSAQQMSLRAALGDAAFDAAYADGAGLGFDRIVAMALAVEHPDLEDGAARFAQIIR; this comes from the coding sequence ATGTTCACCGACATCGAGGGCTCGACGCGACTGGCTCGGATGCTCGGTGAGGCGTATCGGAGCGTCCTCGGCGCGCACCGAGCTGTGCTACGCGCTGTGTTCAAGGATTTTGATGGTGTTGAACTCCTTACGGAGGGTGACTCCTTTTTCGTGGCGTTCTCGAATGCCGACGCGGCGGTCGCGGCCTGTGTCGAGGCGCAGCGGCGACTGTCCGCGTACGACTGGCCACGCCGTGATGCGATTCCTAAAGTGCGCATGGGCCTGCACACCGGGCGGGCCGTTCCGATCGGCCAGGAGTACGCGAGCGCCGAGGTCCACCGTGCCGCCCGGGTGTCGGCGGCCGCGCACGGCGGTCAGGTGCTCTGCTCGGAGGCGACCGCTCTCGCCGTGACCGCCACCTTCGCCGCCACCTCCGGTGGGGGCGCGGCGGCCGCCGCCACGCTGGCCACCGTGGACCTGCTGGACATCGGCGCCTTCCGGTTGCGCGGGTTCGACGACGACGAGCGGATCTTCCAGGTGTGCGCGCCCGGCCTGGAGCGGGATTTTCCGCGCCCGCGGACCGCCGAGGCGCCCCGGCACAATCTGCCGGCCGAGCACAGCCCGTTCGTCGGGCGGCGTTCCGAGATCACCGAACTCTCCGAGCTGATCAGCCACAACCGCCTGGTGACGGTGGTCGGGCCGGGCGGTTCCGGTAAGACCCGGCTGACCCTGGCGGTGGCTGAGCGGCTGCTTCCGGCGTACCCGGGCGGGGTTTGGACGATCGATGCCGCGACCGCGGCGCAGGGCCTGCCCAACGCCCTGGCCGTCGCCCTGGGCCTGCGCCCGGAACCGGGCCGTCCGATGATCGACACGGTGGTCGAGCAGTGCGCCGAACGCCGGATGCTGGTGCTGTTGCAGACCTGCGACGCGGCGCCCGTCCTGACCGCGACGCTGGCGCACCGCCTGCTCGGCCGGTGCCGCCGACTGGACGTGGTGGCGACCGGCCGGGCACCGTTGGCGCTCGCCGGGGAGACCGTGTGGCGGATCCCGCCGCTCGCTCCGGCGGACGCGTTCGCGCTGCTGCGGGACCGTGCGGCGGCCGCGCAGGGTGGCCGCCCGGGTGACGGTGACACGCAGCTGGCCCGGCTGGCCGCGCGGCTGGAGGGCTCGCCGCTGGCGATCCAGTTGGCCGCCTCCCGGTTGCGGCTGCTGCCGGCGGAGCATCTGGCCCGGCGGCTCGACGACCCGCTGGGGGCGCTGGACAACGACGGGGCCGGGGACGGCCGGCATGCCAGCCTGGCCAACAATCTGGCCTGGTCGTACCGGACGCTGGGCAGCCGGGCCGCGGATCTGCTGCGCCGGCTCGCGGTCTTCGGCGGGCCGGTGGATCTCGCGACGGTGGAGTGGTGCGACGCGGAGGGGTTCAGCGCGCTGTCCGAGCTGGCCGACAAGTCGCTGGTCGAGGTGATCCCCGGCCCGCGGTACCGGATGTCCGACCAGGTCCGGGCGTACGCGCTGCGCCGTCTCGCGGCCACCGGCGACGAGCCGTCCGTCCGCGGCCGGCATCTCACCTGGTCGCTGCACACCCTGGACCGGGTCGCGGTGGTCGCCGAGGACCCGGCCCGTACCGTCTCGCTCACCGAGTTCGCCCCTTTCGTGACCGAGTGGGAGGGCGCGCTGCGCTGGGCCGCCGAGATCGGTGACGTGGTCGCCGGGCTGCGCCTGGCGGCCGTGCTGGATCCGTGGTGGCGTGAGCACGGCGGTGGACGGAAGGGCCGTGAGCTGCTCTCCGCCCTCTACCGTGCGATGCCCGGCGACGACTCGGTGTCGCCCGCCGACCTGACCGGCGCCTATCTGACGCACGCCGGCCTGACCGGCGACCGGGCGGAACGCGACCGGTTCCTGACCCGGGCCGAGGAGGCGGCCGGGCGGTCCGGCGACCCGGCGCTGCCGATCCGGGTCCGGGCCGCCCGGGTGGCGCTGCCGGAGGGCGATCCGTGCGCCGCCGAGCAGAGCTGTCGCGAGGTGATCGCCCAGGCGGAGCGGGCCGGTGTCCCGAACGCCGCGCTGCCCGCCGTGCTGACCCTGGCCGAACTGCTGTGGCGACGGGACGCGCTCACCGAGGCGGCCGACCTGCTCGGCGCGGCCCGGCATCTGGAGGCGATCTGCCCGGAGGCGCGTGGCCGCCGGGCCGTCGACTGGCTTCTCGGCATGGTGGCGCTGCGCCGGGGCGACCTGGTGGCCGCGCACGATCACCTGGTGGTGGCGTTGCGGTCGAGGCTGCGGCACGGTTTCCGGGGCGCGGCCGCGGACGCGGTGGCGGCGATCGCGGTCCGCTGCGCGCTCGGTGGCGACCCGGCGACCGCGACGGTGCTCTTCGGCGGCGCGGAGGTGGCGCGCGGCGCGCGGCGTACCGAGTCGTTCGGCGCGTTCTGGTCGGCCCAGCAGATGTCTTTGCGGGCGGCGCTCGGCGACGCCGCCTTCGACGCGGCCTACGCCGACGGTGCAGGCCTCGGCTTCGACCGGATAGTCGCCATGGCCCTGGCCGTCGAACACCCCGACCTGGAGGACGGCGCGGCCCGTTTCGCTCAGATCATCCGTTAG
- a CDS encoding lytic transglycosylase domain-containing protein gives MAEVRKNPAEHPELRPAAPHQGGPLSSSGAAPEETATSAPRSSTDPTATSASLDSVHAPSGSSGPEKPGAVGEKATESGAVVAGDGEKKAAETGKASDEAARPANPAESAATESAAPEKAPAGAPEGAEAGNAEVATASDGAAKGTEAGGATPGTTADGTAKDAEAASTGTTKSTEAASTGTAKEAEAGKEPRRRRVRPGSAAKRAARGTAAWAKGPSGRVVLPGVLLAALVVLAVTSGAYLVPKALEAVPAPSATPAFGADGASVPPPVWASPGGVPTGGVASAPPSFPVPPTGIGRLPQPTVGNTRPADALSGWASDIGTRVSIPVVAVQAYVYAELVTAQTTPGCHLNWTTLAAIGEVESSHGSVNGAVLGADGVALPAIIGLPLDGQGGRQLIPDTDQGVMDLDKTYDRAMGPMQFIPSTWKETAIDADRDGVVNPNDVDDASLTAAVYLCKGGRDMSNADSWWDAILSYNAVRPYAEKVFRIADDYGRRSKT, from the coding sequence GTGGCGGAGGTGCGGAAGAACCCAGCAGAGCATCCGGAGCTGCGACCCGCGGCACCGCATCAGGGCGGGCCGCTGAGCAGTTCCGGCGCGGCCCCGGAGGAGACGGCCACGTCCGCTCCCCGGTCGTCCACCGATCCGACCGCCACCTCCGCCTCGCTGGACTCGGTCCACGCCCCTTCCGGGTCGTCCGGCCCGGAGAAACCGGGGGCCGTTGGGGAGAAGGCCACCGAGAGCGGCGCGGTTGTGGCCGGCGACGGGGAGAAGAAGGCCGCCGAGACCGGGAAAGCCTCGGACGAAGCCGCGAGACCGGCCAACCCTGCGGAATCGGCGGCGACCGAGAGCGCCGCGCCGGAAAAGGCCCCGGCCGGAGCTCCTGAGGGCGCCGAAGCCGGGAACGCCGAGGTAGCGACGGCCTCGGACGGAGCAGCCAAGGGCACCGAAGCCGGAGGCGCCACGCCAGGCACGACCGCCGACGGAACGGCGAAGGACGCCGAGGCCGCAAGCACGGGCACGACAAAGAGCACCGAAGCCGCGAGCACGGGAACGGCGAAGGAGGCCGAAGCCGGGAAAGAACCTCGCCGGCGGCGGGTTCGGCCGGGGTCTGCCGCCAAGCGGGCCGCGCGCGGGACGGCGGCCTGGGCCAAGGGGCCCAGTGGGCGGGTCGTTCTTCCCGGGGTGTTGCTGGCGGCGCTCGTCGTGCTGGCGGTGACTTCGGGGGCCTATCTCGTGCCCAAGGCGCTCGAGGCGGTGCCCGCGCCCAGCGCGACGCCGGCGTTCGGGGCGGACGGGGCCTCGGTGCCGCCCCCGGTCTGGGCCTCGCCGGGTGGAGTGCCGACCGGTGGGGTCGCCAGCGCGCCGCCCAGTTTTCCGGTGCCGCCCACCGGGATCGGCAGGCTGCCTCAGCCGACGGTCGGCAACACCCGGCCGGCGGATGCGCTGTCGGGCTGGGCGTCGGACATCGGCACCCGGGTGAGCATTCCGGTGGTGGCGGTGCAGGCCTACGTCTATGCCGAGCTGGTCACCGCGCAGACCACGCCCGGCTGCCATCTGAACTGGACGACGCTCGCCGCCATCGGGGAGGTGGAGTCGTCGCACGGCAGTGTCAACGGGGCGGTGCTGGGCGCCGACGGGGTGGCGCTTCCGGCGATCATCGGGCTTCCGCTGGACGGCCAGGGTGGGCGGCAGCTGATCCCGGACACCGACCAGGGCGTGATGGACCTGGACAAGACCTATGACCGGGCGATGGGGCCGATGCAGTTCATCCCGTCCACCTGGAAGGAGACGGCGATCGACGCCGACCGGGACGGTGTGGTGAACCCGAACGACGTCGATGACGCCAGCCTGACCGCGGCCGTTTACCTCTGCAAGGGTGGCCGCGACATGTCCAACGCCGACTCCTGGTGGGACGCGATCCTGTCGTACAACGCGGTCCGGCCGTACGCGGAGAAGGTGTTCCGGATCGCCGACGACTACGGACGCCGCAGCAAGACGTGA
- a CDS encoding GNAT family N-acetyltransferase — MRVREWDPRSASAAEVRSLVETVNAVLAADLPDDPPWRDVQVRDYLAETMPGERRITWVAEDDRLPEGESKIFAHVSILLLGDIGVLEVLVRPELRRRGLGRQLVAVAARRAYLEGFSSIGVEAIGGTTAIPFYESLGFEREYVETRGVLNLDSVDWLALGGMASGISPGYRIEYHPGGPPDHLLEAYAQAKAEAQHDDEDLELAPRSSDPQRLRDSIETLHRRGLKPYIVLAIHEATGAVAGLTEVVVPAQHPERADQYDTIVVREHRGYGIDRAIKARMLFELRAAEPTLRQVQTWNAQHNESMLKVNAELGYQSDRDWYEYIADVTQLVQSLELS, encoded by the coding sequence GTGAGGGTGCGTGAATGGGATCCCCGCTCCGCGTCCGCGGCCGAGGTCCGCTCGCTCGTGGAGACGGTGAACGCGGTCCTGGCGGCCGACCTCCCGGACGATCCACCCTGGCGCGACGTGCAGGTTCGGGACTATTTGGCCGAGACCATGCCGGGCGAGCGCCGGATCACCTGGGTGGCCGAGGACGACCGGCTCCCCGAGGGGGAGAGCAAGATCTTTGCGCATGTCAGCATCCTGCTGCTCGGCGACATCGGGGTGCTCGAGGTGCTGGTCCGGCCCGAGTTGCGGCGCCGCGGCCTGGGTCGGCAGCTGGTGGCAGTGGCGGCGCGCCGGGCCTATCTGGAGGGCTTCTCCTCGATCGGGGTGGAGGCGATCGGCGGCACCACGGCCATCCCGTTCTACGAGTCGCTCGGCTTCGAACGGGAGTATGTGGAGACCCGCGGCGTGCTCAACCTGGACTCGGTGGACTGGCTGGCCCTGGGTGGCATGGCCAGCGGGATCAGCCCCGGCTACCGGATCGAGTACCACCCAGGCGGGCCACCGGACCATCTGCTGGAGGCCTACGCACAGGCCAAGGCGGAGGCACAGCACGACGACGAGGACCTGGAGCTGGCTCCGCGCTCGTCCGATCCGCAGCGGCTTCGCGACTCCATCGAAACGCTCCACCGGCGTGGCCTGAAGCCGTACATCGTGCTGGCCATCCACGAGGCGACCGGTGCGGTGGCCGGGCTGACCGAGGTGGTCGTTCCGGCGCAGCATCCGGAGCGGGCCGACCAGTACGACACGATCGTCGTCCGGGAGCACCGCGGCTACGGGATCGACCGGGCGATCAAAGCGCGGATGCTGTTCGAGCTGCGGGCCGCCGAGCCGACGCTGCGCCAGGTCCAGACGTGGAACGCGCAGCACAACGAGTCGATGCTCAAGGTCAACGCCGAGCTGGGCTACCAGTCCGACCGCGACTGGTACGAGTACATAGCCGACGTGACACAACTGGTCCAGAGCCTGGAGCTGAGCTGA
- a CDS encoding phospholipase, with translation MRHIAMAALLIAVLTPAVPAQASMSRAELLTRWTQPTEASYTAWNTALRHRARWVSYRFDWSTDLCSRALEAPFGFDFSDACRHHDFGYRNYRADGTFARHKERLDLVFRTDMRRVCDAHRPAAQRPCNAIAFAYHRAVRSLPKT, from the coding sequence ATGCGCCACATCGCGATGGCCGCGCTGCTGATCGCCGTCCTGACCCCGGCCGTACCGGCACAGGCGTCGATGAGCCGCGCCGAGCTGCTCACCCGTTGGACGCAGCCGACCGAGGCCAGCTACACCGCCTGGAACACCGCGCTGCGCCACCGGGCCCGCTGGGTGTCCTACCGCTTCGACTGGTCCACCGACCTGTGCTCGCGGGCTCTGGAGGCGCCGTTCGGCTTCGACTTCTCCGACGCCTGCCGGCACCACGACTTCGGCTACCGCAACTACCGCGCCGACGGCACCTTCGCCAGGCACAAGGAGCGCCTCGACCTGGTCTTCCGTACCGACATGCGCCGCGTCTGCGACGCACACCGGCCCGCGGCCCAGCGTCCCTGCAACGCCATCGCCTTCGCCTACCACCGGGCCGTGCGTTCCCTCCCGAAAACCTGA